The Brachyhypopomus gauderio isolate BG-103 chromosome 2, BGAUD_0.2, whole genome shotgun sequence genome contains a region encoding:
- the fgf21 gene encoding fibroblast growth factor 21: MPVSSLLCISALVFSLGPGRCVPISSVLAPFAGIARERLLYTESKRHGLFLQLREDGSVDGSSVQSAYCVLELRSIRAGETVIRGVATSLFLCVDPAGQLRGQKQYKQEDCTFRELLLDSRSLFLSPHTGLPVSLPSKRFKGKHGHSLSWFLPVLNTQKMDQVGEAQKETDSLPSGALDSDDPFGVELFPLPRTVFSPSMHIKK; encoded by the exons ATGCCGGTGAGCTCCCTCCTCTGCATCTCTGCGCTGGTGTTCTCTCTTGGGCCGGGCCGATGTGTTCCCATCAGCAGCGTGCTAGCACCTTTTGCGGGGATTGCGAGAGAGCGCCTGCTCTACACTG AGAGCAAGAGACATGGCCTCTTCCTGCAGCTGAGAGAGGACGGCTCCGTGGACGGGTCCTCTGTTCAGAGCGCTTACT GCGTATTGGAGCTCCGGTCAATACGAGCAGGGGAGACTGTGATCAGAGGCGTAGCCACGTCTCTTTTCCTTTGTGTAGACCCGGCGGGGCAGCTCAGGGGACAG AAGCAGTATAAACAGGAAGACTGCACGTTCAGGGAGCTGCTACTGGACTCTCGCAGTCTGTTCCTTTCACCGCACACCGGCCTTCCTGTGTCGCTCCCTTCAAAGCGGTTCAAGGGGAAACACGGGCACTCGCTTTCTTGGTTCCTGCCGGTTCTGAATACTCAGAAAATGGACCAAGTGGGAGAAGCGCAAAAAGAAACGGACAGTCTGCCCAGTGGTGCTCTGGACTCGGATGATCCCTTTGGAGTGGAACTGTTTCCTCTTCCACGTACTGTGTTCAGTCCATCTATGCACATCAAGAAGTGA
- the slc1a9 gene encoding solute carrier family 1 member 9, with the protein MSDFFHILNQVIMKMVTAIMWYSPLGIACPICGNIAASGDLEVVARQLDKYMVAVIIGLIIHGGIILSAIFLKHDMAKPIRLLFFQAWIIALRTASR; encoded by the exons ATGTCAGACTTCTTCCACATCCTCAACCAGGTCATCATGAAGATGGTGACTGCGATCATGTG GTATTCTCCTCTTGGCATCGCCTGCCCGATCTGTGGAAACATCGCAGCCAGCGGCGATCTGGAGGTGGTTGCTAGGCAGCTGGACAAGTACATGGTGGCTGTCATAATCGGCCTCATCATCCATGGTGGAATCATCCTGTCGGCCATCTTCTTAAAGCATGACATGGCAAAACCCATTCGCCTTTTATTCTTCCAGGCCTGGATCATTGCACTGAGAACAGCCAGCAGGTAA